The nucleotide window GTATCGAACAGGGATCGATTCCATTGCGATGGAtatgaaagagaagaagatgacgGTGATCGGATCCGTCGATCCCGTGAGCGTCGTGAGCAAATTGAGAAAATTCTGGCACACCAACATAGTCTCAGTTGGACCTgcgaaggaggagaaggaggagcctAAGAAGGAGGAACCCAAGAAGGAGGAACCCAAGGAGGAGCCCAAGAAGGAGGAACCCAAGAaggcggaggagaaga belongs to Musa acuminata AAA Group cultivar baxijiao chromosome BXJ1-11, Cavendish_Baxijiao_AAA, whole genome shotgun sequence and includes:
- the LOC135596834 gene encoding heavy metal-associated isoprenylated plant protein 39-like isoform X2 is translated as MKTVSTLQGIDSIAMDMKEKKMTVIGSVDPVSVVSKLRKFWHTNIVSVGPAKEEKEEPKKEEPKKEEPKEEPKKEEPKKAEEKKEEPKKEEKKEEKEEKKEEPKKEEKKEPHEQMIADMVRAYKAYNPHMTTYYYMHSAEENPNSCSIL